In Microcaecilia unicolor chromosome 1, aMicUni1.1, whole genome shotgun sequence, the following are encoded in one genomic region:
- the LOC115461213 gene encoding olfactory receptor 1038-like encodes MKGKNQTSVTEFILLGFSDLSRLQNLLFVAFFVMYILTVLGNISIITVVRIDPQLQTPMYYFLSNLSFVDICYSSTITPKALVDFKVEENTISLLECAMQLFMFVTLAATECLLLAVMAYDRYVAICNPLHYTVVMTRTVCTQLMIGVYMISTVYSLIQTVNIFSVNFCGSNEINHFYCDAHPLLKLSCSDTSSNEIVLSVFGGIYCFLSVIAIVLSYIFIISAILRMRSSKSIRKAFSTCGSHFITVIIFFGTIIFIYVIPSSFFSLYTNRVLSVIYTMVIPMVNPMIYSLRNKDVKRALRKVLETKWFCYTNNFFS; translated from the coding sequence ATGAAAGGCAAAAACCAAACGTCTGTGACCGAGTTCATCCTATTAGGATTTTCTGATCTCTCCAGACTGCAGAATTTACTATTTGTTGCGTTTTTTGTCATGTATATTCTCACTGTACTGGGAAACATCAGCATAATTACAGTAGTTAGAATTGATCCTCAACTTCAAACACCCATGTACTATTTTCTCTCTAACTTATCATTTGTAGATATCTGTTACTCCTCAACAATCACCCCAAAGGCTTTGGTTGACTTCAAAGTGGAGGAAAACACCATCTCCCTGCTTGAATGTGCTATGCAACTCTTTATGTTTGTAACCCTAGCAGCTACAGAGTGTCTCTTGTTGGCCGTGATGGCGTATGATCGTTATGTGGCAATATGCAACCCCTTGCATTATACTGTTGTGATGACTAGGACAGTCTGTACCCAGTTAATGATTGGTGTGTACATGATTAGCACTGTATATTCCTTGATCCAAACTGTTAATATATTCTCAGTGAATTTCTGTGGATCCAATGAGATTAATCATTTCTATTGTGATGCCCATCCACTGTTAAAGCTCTCCTGCTCTGATACCTCCTCTAATGAGATAGTATTGTCTGTTTTTGGTGGCATTTATTGTTTTCTATCAGTTATAGCAATAGTCCtgtcatacatatttattatttctGCTATCTTGAGAATGCGGTCTTCAAAGAGCATACGTAAAGCTTTCTCTACTTGTGGGTCTCATTTTATCACAGTGATTATATTTTTTGGGACTATAATCTTCATATATGTAATCCCAAGTTCCTTTTTTTCTCTATATACAAATCGTGTGCTTTCTGTAATATACACAATGGTAATTCCAATGGTTAATCCCATGATCTACAGCCTCAGGAACAAAGATGTTAAACGAGCATTAAGAAAAGTCTTGGAGACAAAATGGTTTTGTTATACAAATAATTTCTTTTCCTGA